GGCTGGACCACCAGGATCACGCCGATCAGCCCGAGCACGATGGCCAGGCCAATGCGTTTGCGGATCGGCTCCTTGAGCAGAGCCCAGGCTGTGAGTGCCGTCAGCGTGGGATAGGTGTATTGGATCAGCGTCGCTGCCGCGAGGGGCAAGCTGGCCAAGGCCTGAAAGAAGAGCAGCAGCGCGATGGTGCCGAGCGCCCCGCGCACCAGGAGGAGTCCCCGCTGATGCCCCCAGGGCGAGACGTTCGCCTGCGCGAGCATCGTCAGGGTGATCGCAATGCTGATCAGTGATCGGATCAACACGATTTCCGCCACCGGCAAACGGCCGCCGAGGTGCTTGACGCACACCGTCATCAGGCTGAAGGCCAGTGCTGCACCCAGTAGGTCGATGCAGGCTCTCCATTCATGGGGCGACTGCGTTCCGCGGATCGCTGCCAGCAGGCTCCGCATCAACACGTCCGCAATCACTCCGACAACCATGCCACCCGTCGGGTCGAACGGTTTTCCTCAGCGGATTTCTCGTCGCAAGCGCCCGGGTCTTCCACAATGGGCCCATGGTCAGTGCCCGTCTGCATCCCCGAACCATCGAGGCCGTCAAGGAGCGGGCCGACATCGTTGATGTGGTGGGTGAGCACGTTGTGCTCAAGAAGAAGGGCAGAGAGTTTGTAGGGATCTGCCCCTTCCATGACGACAGCAAGCCGTCGATGACGGTGTCCCCAGCGAAGCAGTTCTATTACTGCTTCTCTTGTGGTGCCGGCGGCAACTCCATCAAGTTCCTGATGGAGTTTCAGCGCCAGAGCTTCAGCGATGTGGTGCTGGATCTGGCCCGTCGTTATCAATTGCCTGTGGAGACCGTCGATGGTCCCCAGCAGGAGCGTCTGAAACAACAGCTGTCGCGCCGGGACACGTTGCATCGGGTGCTGGCGTTGGCTGCTGGTTGGTTTCGGAGCCAGCTGAAGGTTGCATCCGGTGCTGATGCGCTGCGTTACCTACAAGACAAGCGTGGACTCAGTGACGCCACCCTGGAGCAGTTTGAACTGGGTTATGCGCCTGATCAGTGGGATGGCCTGCTGAAGCACCTCCAGCAGGTGGAGGGATTGGATCCGGAGCATCTCGAAGCCGCGGGTTTGGTGGTGCCCAGGAAGGGTGGCAATGGTTTCTATGACCGCTTCAGGCATCGGGTGATGGTGCCGATCAAGGATCGCCAGGGACGGGTGATCGGTTTCGGCGGTCGCAGCCTTGATGGCACCGAACCCAAGTACCTCAACTCTCCGGAAACCGAGGTGTTTGAGAAGGGCAAGCACTTGTTCGGCCTTGATCGGGCGGCATCAGCAATCCGTAAGGACGACCGTGCCGTTGTGGTGGAGGGTTACTTCGATGTGATTGCCCTGCATGCCGCGGGCGTGACCAATTCCGTGGCTTCTCTGGGCACGGCCTTGAGCAGCCAGCAGATCACCCAGTTGTGCCGCTGCTGCGATGGCAAGCGCATCGTGCTGAACTTCGATGCTGATGGTGCTGGCGTTCGCGCCGCCAATCGCGCCATCGGCGAGGTGGAACAGCTGGCCCTTCAGGGACAGCTTGAGCTGCGTGTTCTTCACCTTCCTTCTGGAAAAGATCCCGATGAATTCCTCAAGGGCCAAGGTGCCGGCGACTACAGGGCTCTTCTGGATCAGGCACCTCTCTGGCTCGATTGGCAGATCGAGCAGGTGCTGGAGGGGCGTGATCTCAGCAAGGCCGATCAGTTCCAGCGTTCCGTTTCAGCTCTGGTGGAACTGCTGGGCAAGTTGCCTCAGTCGGCGATTCGTACCCACTACATCCAGCAAGTGTCCGAGCGCCTCAGCGGCGGCCAGGGGCGCTTGGCTCTTCAGTTGGAAGAGGATTTGCGCCAGCAGGTGCAGGGCCAACGCTGGCATGGCCGCTCAGCCCGTCATGAGAAGTCAGGGGAAGCCAGTCAGCGAGAGCGTTGTGAAGCGGAAATTCTGCGGCTTTATCTGCATTGCCCTTCATACCGGGGCGCAATCCGACAGGAACTGCGCAAGCGTGAACTCGAGGACTTCGCCCTGCAGCACCACCGTCTGCTCTGGTCGTGCCTCACGGAGTTGGAGGAGGGGAACCTCGGCAGTGTGCGCCTCGAAGCGATCAGTCGCGGTGAGGATCGGGGCGACGAACTGGCTGATCTAGATCTGCCCCGCCTGCTCACCGATCAACTACTTCTGGAGAACAGCACCCTGGTGACACGTCTCACTCCTTTGCTGGAACCCGGCGAGCTTCAGAAAGTTGCTCTGTCTCGGCCGATGGAACAGCTGCGGGGAACGGCCGCCATGCTCGAGCGTCAGAAAAGCAACAAGCGCTGCCGCCACTTGCTTGAGGCCTGGGCCGGTCAGCGGCTTCAGACGCTTGAACGTTGCATCGCCGTTCTGATCGATGAGGAGCGTGAGCAGCAGCAGCCCCAAGGCGTGGACATGGAGCAGCGAATTCAAGCCATGTTCGACGACCTCAATGCCGAAGCACTGCGATTCCAGGAGCTGTACTACAGCGAACGCCGCCACATCCTGCATCTTGATCAACAGCGCTGCGCTGGTTACGGCGACGGCGTGGCTCCTGCGGCCTCGGATGCATCGGCCATGAGCGCCTGATCCAGCCGGCTCCTGCAGAGTCGTTGCAGCAGGGGCATGGCTTCATCTGGCCACTGTTGTGCCTGCAGCATTGTCTCCAGCTCCCGTGCTCGCTCGAGCACCATCTGGCAGGCCGCACCCCGATCGTTGGGCTGCAGCTGCGACACGTACACGTGGGCCCTGGCCTGATCATGGGGCGTGCCGTCGGCCGATAAACCAAGCGCCAGCCGAAAGAGTTCGGCATCAAAGGTTCCAAGGGAGGCCAGCATGCCGAGGGCATCAGCGATCAGTTCGTCGTACAAGTTGATGCGCATCTCACCCACCAGTCGCGTGCAGGCGATGTGCGCTAGCTCGTGTTCGCGCCTCCACTGCTGGGATTGGTTCAGCCAACGCTCTTGGTCGGGACGGCCAGGACTGCGCTCTGCCGGAATTGAGGCGTAGGGCGCCCGATGCAGCAGCAGGATCTGGCACCGCGTCTTGGCACTGAGATCGCGGATGAGTCCCCAGTGAATCAAGCCGCTGATGGCCTGGGCATGCACCGTGGTCAGCACGGGCTTGTCTTCGCAGCGATAGGCAAGACAGCGCACGATCAGGACGAAATCGTCGTGATCCTTCAGGGTGAGCACGGGGACCGCGCCGGTCGGATGCTCTGCGATCTCCAGCGTCAAGCCATCGGGATCCTTCAAGACAGGAGCCTGATTCAGGTCCTCGGCGAGAGGCTCAGCCCCCTGCAGTACCAACCGTCTGTAGGCCTCTCCTTCTCGTACGCCTGTGCCTGGTTGGAGCAGAAGCTGGGGCAGCTCAAGACGCAGCCGGTTCCACACCTCGGAGGTTGGCGTTGTCTCGAGCCATCGTCTCCACCAGATCTCCCGTTCGTCAGCAGGCAGCGGCAGTGGAGGCCAAGGTGTCTCAGCCCCTTTAAACGGCCGGCAGTACTCCTCGAGAGTCTGCATTGGGCAATTGCACTTCTCTTCGGTGGCTAGCAAGAGATCGATGTGATCCGCCATGCGTCGGCATGGGTGAAGTTCCGCTATCTGAGAACTATCTGCGTCAATCCCTCCCATGCACGTGCTGGTGATCGGGGGCAGTGATGCGGGGATCAGCGCAGCACTCAGGATCCGGGAGCTCGATCCGGCGATTGAGATCAGCGTGATGCTCCGGGATGGGTTTCCCAACTACAGCATCTGTGGATTGCCGTTTCTGATCAGTGGCGAAACCACCGGTTCGCAGTCGCTTGCCCACCGCACCTCTGCAGACCTCCAGGCGGCCGGTCTGCAGGTACGCCCGCACTGTGACGTCATCGCGGTGAATCCCTCTGATCAGCGTGTTGATCTGGCCGATGGCGATTCAGTGGCCTACGACAGGTTGATCCTCGCTACGGGGGCCCGTTCTCGCCGGCCGGAGCTGGAAGGTGCGGATTTGCCCGGGGTGTTCACCCTGCGCTGGATGGGGGATGCCCTGCGCATGTTGACGGTGTTGGAGGAGCAGCAACCCCGCCGGGCTCTGATCGTTGGTGGTGGTTATATCGGTTTGGAAATGGCCGATGCCCTTCACACCAGGGGGTTGCAGGTGACGCTCATTGAGCACAATCCTGCTGTTCTGCGCACGGTGCATCCCAGTTTCGGAGACGTGATTCAGAACGGACTGCGCGCTCGAGGCATCACTGTCCGCAGCGGACTGCGGCTGGCTGCCATCCGTCAGATGCATCAGGCGCTGGAGGCTGAACTCAACGACGGCCAGCGCATCAGTGCAGACCTGGTGTTGCTGGCTGTGGGCGCGGTTCCAGCCAATGAATTAGCGGAAAGCGCTGGGGTCTCCCTTGGTGCTGGCGGCGCGATGGTGGTGGATCGTCAGATGCGAACAGGAGTCGCGTCCATCTGGGCAGCAGGTGATGGTGTGGAGACTTATCACCGTCTGCTTGGGCGGAATGTCTACCAACCCCTCGGTACCAATTCCCACAAGCAAGGGCGAATTGCCGGTGAAAACGCCATCGGAGGGAATCGCCTCTATCCAGGCACCCTCGGTACGCAGGTGGTGAAGGTGTTTGATCGGGTCGTTGCTCGTACGGGGCTCAGGGATCAGGAAGCGCGCCTGGAGGGGCTGGATCCGCTGACGGTTCCCTTTGAATGCTTGAGTCACAAGGGCTATTACCCCGGTGCTGGTCGCCTTCATTTCCGGATCACTGGTGATCGCAGGGGCGGGCGTCTGCTTGGTGCCCAGTTGATGGGGCCTTGGGGAGAGGAGGTGTCCAAGCGGGTGGATACGTTTGCCAACGCTCTTTTTCATGGCATGGACGTGGATGCCATCAGCGACCTGGATCTGAGCTACACCCCGCCGCTTTCCAGTCCCTGGGACCCCGTGCAAATGGCGGCGCAGGCCTGGGAGGAGCAGTGTCGGACCCTGGCGTCAGCGACAATCCCCTCGAACTCCTGAAAGCCTGATGGGTGTTTTCGAGCGCTTTCTCAGTTTGTGGGTCGCTTTGGCGATCATTGCCGGCGTCGCTCTCGGTGCAGCGATCCCGGCCTTGCCGGAGGCGATCGCATCGCTTGAAGTGGCCGGGATCAACCTCCCGATCGCTCTTCTGATTTGGGGAATGATCTACCCGATGATGCTGGCGGTGGATTTCTCCGCGATCGGAGGCCTCAGCCGTCAACCGCGCGGTTTGCTCATCACCGTTGCGGTGAACTGGCTGATCAAGCCACTCACGATGACGGCGTTGGCCTGGCTGTTCATCCGCGGCCTGTTCTCTGCCTGGATTCCCGCTGAACTCGGCGATCAGTACGTGGCCGGCATGATCCTGCTTGGCGTGGCCCCCTGCACCGCCATGGTGTTCGTTTGGAGCCGTCTCAGCGATGGAGACGCCAATTACACCCTGGTGCAGGTGGCGGTGAACGACCTGATCATGGTGTTTGCTTTCGCACCGATCGCAGCCCTGCTGCTCGGGGTGAGTGAGGTTCTTGTCCCTTGGGACACCCTGATCGCGGCTGTTGGATTGTTTGTTGTGGTTCCGCTGGCGGCCGGCTGGCTGACTCGGGTTTTTCTGAACAACACAACGCGCATCAGCAGACTTGAGCAGCGTTTGAAACCGCTCACCGTGGTGTGCCTCATCGGCACGGTGCTGCTGTTGTTCATGGTGCAGGCTGGATCGATCTTGGCGGATCCTCTGGCCATCGTGCTGATCGCCGTGCCTCTGATCCTGCAGACCTATCTGATCTTCTGGATTACGGCGCAGTGGATGCGGCTCTGGGGGCAGCCGCGTGTCATTGCTGCACCGGGCGCCATGATCGGGGCTTCGAATTTCTTTGAGCTGGCGGTTGCTGTCGCGATCAGCCTGTTCGGTTTGCAGTCCGGCGCTGCCTTAGCCACTGTGGTGGGCGTGCTGGTGGAAGTGCCGGTCATGCTGTCATTGGTGGCGATCGCCAACCGCAACCGTCGTCTGTTCCCTGTTTGAGATGTCTGAATTTTTCGAGGCGATCTGGCACGGGGAGGGCATTGGTGATGGTGGTGACCTGGAGGAAGCCCTTCAGGCTTATGTGGCGGTGAAGCCCGACGACAACGACTGGATCAAGGCCTGTGCCGCCGAAGGCGCTGAGCCCCGCATCGAGCGTTTCGCATCGTTCGATGCGTACCTCGACAACAACGATGCCCTGGAAACCATTCCGGTGACGCCGCAGATGATTGTGGTGGCCATTGAGCAATTACCGGTTTGATGACGGGATCTTCGATTGATTTCAGTGCCTGTGAGCTTGTGAATGGTCTCTGGCCTTCGCTGGTGGAGCGCTTGGGTCTTGAGAAGGCGCAGCGGGCTGCTCGTCAGGCTCTCGATCTGCAGCAGATGTCGGGCCATGGCGGCACGCTTCCGGTGCTGTTCTGCGAAACCTGTGGACTGGCGCTGGCCAGTACCGATCTGCTGCGCGAGCAGACAGGGCTCAATGCCCATGGGGAGCGCATGGTGCTCTTGTACAGCAGCCGCTCCCAGGCAGTGCAGCTGTTGCAGCACGCTTGATCTCAATCCAGCTTGATCCCTAGCTGCATGGAGACGCTGTTGTTGATCCTCGGGCTTTGCAGTGCGTTGAAGATCGTCTGTCCGTTGAGTGACGTGAACAGCCGTTGATTCCCCATGGGAAAGATCTTCAGGGCAACCGAAAAGGTGTTGTTGGTGGCAATGCCATTGACGTAGGCGCCCGTGTAGCTGTTGGTGACGGTGATGCTGGCGAGCGAGCTTGGCTTCCATTCCAGCTGTGCTCTGGCGGTTCCTGCAGCAAAGGCCTGTCCGCAGATTGGATCCGCTTCACATCCCGGCCCCCCCCAGATCTGCTGAATGGAGGGGCCCACAGAGAGATTCAGGGTTGTGGTTTTGTTCTTGATCAGGTCGTAGCCCAGGCCTGCGGACCCCACAAACACGTCGGTTCCGATCGTGTTGAGCATGTCGTAATTGAATGTGGTTGTTGCGTAGGCATTCAGGCGATCCCCCAACCTTCGCGTGTAGCGCAGCTCACCATCGCCTTCGTTGGTGTCCGTTGTGCTTGCGTTTTCTCCCTGGTCCCGTGACACCTCATAGGTGGCGCGTCCTTTCAGGGCCACCTTGTCAGCACCCTCGCTATAGCTGGTGTCGAGCTGAAAGGTTCCACCGGCGGAGAGATCGCTGTCTGTGTTGTTCGCAGACAGTCCACCGGACACACTCAGCTTCCATGGTTTCGCTGGTGGTTCGGTGATCAGGGCTGTGGCCGGAATGCGCAGACGACCGAGCACCGGATGCAGGAGAATCGTGATGGCCTCTGTGGTCTCGTCCGGAACCAGTACGCCCTTCAGCGTGTCTCCGTTCTTTAGTTTGATCGTGACCTGCTGCTCGGTTGTGGTTGGAGCAGCGACCACTGGTTGGCTGAACAGAAGCAGCGCTGCAATGACTGAACTGTTTCGCAGCACTCTTATTGCTCACGTTGCGTCACCAGATCCTTTCACAACACGTCTGTTCTGCTGTGCTTTCTGATGCCTGATCACCCCCGCCGAGACCGTTCACCAGCTGATGACGGCCTCTACCTCGTTCCCTATTGGGTACAAGGTGGACGCTTTTGGATCGTGATCCTGGCTGTGCTTGTTGGTGGAGGCGTGATCCTGCCGTTTTCCGCTGCTTGGTTCGGGCGTCGTGCGTTCTCCAGCGGTTTTGGTTACGGAGCGGCGGCCACCTTCTGTTCCTTGGTCAAGGACGACAAGCTGCTGTCCCCTGAGGTGGCAGCGTCCCAACTGCAGGAGCTGAAGGCCAGCTTCGCCAGAACCGGCGCGATCGATGACCGTCATTTTCAAGATGGAGTCAGCGAGGTCGTCACCGCCCTCGGTGATTGCGCGTTCCTCTCATCGCGCTGACGTCCGGTTCAGGCTTGCACGATCGGCACATCGCTCAGGCGGGTGGTGGCAGCGCGGCCGAGCTGCCCACGCCGCATCGTCCAGCTCGGATGCAGGCCGCAGGCGGCCCACTGAATGGTTCCCCGCCCATGGCGTTGGTTGAGCTGGTCGATGGTGCGCATCAGCACCTCCCGGCGTGCCTGGTCCACGGCGTTGCAGGGCACCAGCAGGTGGTGCTGCAGTTGCTCGGTGCCCTGCAGGTGCTGCATGAGAACTCCAGCTTTCGCTAGTTGCCGATGGGGTTGAAAGATGCGCTCTACCAGGGGAAGGGCTGCCTGCAGCAGCACTTGGGTGTCGTTGCTTGGTAGGTCGAGAGAAGTGCTGGCGCTCCGGCTGTAGAAGGCGGGTACGAACGGGCTGGTGCGGGTGTACACACTCAGGGCCGCGGCTCGTTGATTCTGCCGGCGTAGTTTCTCGGCCGCTCGCACCACATAGGTGGCCACGGCTTCGCGCAGCTCTTCCACACAGGTGACCGGCCGACTGAAGCTGCGGCTGACGCAGGTTTCCTGTTTGGGTGCCGGGGTGAGATCGAGGGGGAGACAGGCGTGACCTTGCAGTTCCTGTTGCAGACGTACTCCCACCACACCGGCTTTGGCACGCAGTGGGCCGCTGGCCATGTCGCGCAGCTCCCGCGCATTGCGGACGCCCCGCAGGCGACACCAGCGGGCCAGCTTGCGGCCGATTCCCCACACATCCTCGATGGCGATCGTCTCCAGCCAGCGATCCCTGTCGCCGCAGTCTCCGAGATCGAACAGGCCGGCATGGCTGGCCTCCACCTTCGCCAGGCGGTTCGCAAGCTTCGCTTGGCCTTTGCTCGCTCCCAGTCCGATGGCGATCGGTAGCCCCAGATTGCGCCGTGCCAGGGCTCGCATGCGTCGGCCCCATGGTCGTAAATCGCCAGTCGCAGGACGGCTGATGCGAGCGAAGGCCTCATCGATGGAATACACCTCGAGTTCTTCCACCTGGCTTTCCAGCAGGCTCATCAGCCGCTGACTCATGTCGGCATAGAGGGCGTAGTTGGAGCTGCGCACCACAACGCCCTGGGCCTCCAGCGCCTGCTTCGCCTTGAAGTAGGGGGTGCCCATGGCGATGCCGAGGGCCCGAGCTTCGGCGCTGCGGGCCACGATGCAGCCGTCGTTGTTGGACAGCACCACGACGGGGCGTCCCAGCAGGGACGGATCGAGGCTCTGTTCACAGGAGGCATAGAAATTGTTGGCGTCGATCAGGGCGGTGACCCGGCTCATGGTGTTTAGAGGGGGTGAATCACATGGATGGCCACACCCCAGATCTGCATGTCGCCACAGCCCTCCAGTTCCAGGGGGGGATAGTCGGGATTGG
The sequence above is a segment of the Synechococcus sp. PROS-7-1 genome. Coding sequences within it:
- the dnaG gene encoding DNA primase, giving the protein MVSARLHPRTIEAVKERADIVDVVGEHVVLKKKGREFVGICPFHDDSKPSMTVSPAKQFYYCFSCGAGGNSIKFLMEFQRQSFSDVVLDLARRYQLPVETVDGPQQERLKQQLSRRDTLHRVLALAAGWFRSQLKVASGADALRYLQDKRGLSDATLEQFELGYAPDQWDGLLKHLQQVEGLDPEHLEAAGLVVPRKGGNGFYDRFRHRVMVPIKDRQGRVIGFGGRSLDGTEPKYLNSPETEVFEKGKHLFGLDRAASAIRKDDRAVVVEGYFDVIALHAAGVTNSVASLGTALSSQQITQLCRCCDGKRIVLNFDADGAGVRAANRAIGEVEQLALQGQLELRVLHLPSGKDPDEFLKGQGAGDYRALLDQAPLWLDWQIEQVLEGRDLSKADQFQRSVSALVELLGKLPQSAIRTHYIQQVSERLSGGQGRLALQLEEDLRQQVQGQRWHGRSARHEKSGEASQRERCEAEILRLYLHCPSYRGAIRQELRKRELEDFALQHHRLLWSCLTELEEGNLGSVRLEAISRGEDRGDELADLDLPRLLTDQLLLENSTLVTRLTPLLEPGELQKVALSRPMEQLRGTAAMLERQKSNKRCRHLLEAWAGQRLQTLERCIAVLIDEEREQQQPQGVDMEQRIQAMFDDLNAEALRFQELYYSERRHILHLDQQRCAGYGDGVAPAASDASAMSA
- a CDS encoding FAD-dependent oxidoreductase; translated protein: MHVLVIGGSDAGISAALRIRELDPAIEISVMLRDGFPNYSICGLPFLISGETTGSQSLAHRTSADLQAAGLQVRPHCDVIAVNPSDQRVDLADGDSVAYDRLILATGARSRRPELEGADLPGVFTLRWMGDALRMLTVLEEQQPRRALIVGGGYIGLEMADALHTRGLQVTLIEHNPAVLRTVHPSFGDVIQNGLRARGITVRSGLRLAAIRQMHQALEAELNDGQRISADLVLLAVGAVPANELAESAGVSLGAGGAMVVDRQMRTGVASIWAAGDGVETYHRLLGRNVYQPLGTNSHKQGRIAGENAIGGNRLYPGTLGTQVVKVFDRVVARTGLRDQEARLEGLDPLTVPFECLSHKGYYPGAGRLHFRITGDRRGGRLLGAQLMGPWGEEVSKRVDTFANALFHGMDVDAISDLDLSYTPPLSSPWDPVQMAAQAWEEQCRTLASATIPSNS
- the arsB gene encoding ACR3 family arsenite efflux transporter, yielding MGVFERFLSLWVALAIIAGVALGAAIPALPEAIASLEVAGINLPIALLIWGMIYPMMLAVDFSAIGGLSRQPRGLLITVAVNWLIKPLTMTALAWLFIRGLFSAWIPAELGDQYVAGMILLGVAPCTAMVFVWSRLSDGDANYTLVQVAVNDLIMVFAFAPIAALLLGVSEVLVPWDTLIAAVGLFVVVPLAAGWLTRVFLNNTTRISRLEQRLKPLTVVCLIGTVLLLFMVQAGSILADPLAIVLIAVPLILQTYLIFWITAQWMRLWGQPRVIAAPGAMIGASNFFELAVAVAISLFGLQSGAALATVVGVLVEVPVMLSLVAIANRNRRLFPV
- a CDS encoding DUF481 domain-containing protein encodes the protein MVAAPTTTEQQVTIKLKNGDTLKGVLVPDETTEAITILLHPVLGRLRIPATALITEPPAKPWKLSVSGGLSANNTDSDLSAGGTFQLDTSYSEGADKVALKGRATYEVSRDQGENASTTDTNEGDGELRYTRRLGDRLNAYATTTFNYDMLNTIGTDVFVGSAGLGYDLIKNKTTTLNLSVGPSIQQIWGGPGCEADPICGQAFAAGTARAQLEWKPSSLASITVTNSYTGAYVNGIATNNTFSVALKIFPMGNQRLFTSLNGQTIFNALQSPRINNSVSMQLGIKLD
- a CDS encoding Y-family DNA polymerase — translated: MSRVTALIDANNFYASCEQSLDPSLLGRPVVVLSNNDGCIVARSAEARALGIAMGTPYFKAKQALEAQGVVVRSSNYALYADMSQRLMSLLESQVEELEVYSIDEAFARISRPATGDLRPWGRRMRALARRNLGLPIAIGLGASKGQAKLANRLAKVEASHAGLFDLGDCGDRDRWLETIAIEDVWGIGRKLARWCRLRGVRNARELRDMASGPLRAKAGVVGVRLQQELQGHACLPLDLTPAPKQETCVSRSFSRPVTCVEELREAVATYVVRAAEKLRRQNQRAAALSVYTRTSPFVPAFYSRSASTSLDLPSNDTQVLLQAALPLVERIFQPHRQLAKAGVLMQHLQGTEQLQHHLLVPCNAVDQARREVLMRTIDQLNQRHGRGTIQWAACGLHPSWTMRRGQLGRAATTRLSDVPIVQA